A genomic stretch from Corynebacterium faecale includes:
- the pepN gene encoding aminopeptidase N: MTSTNLTRAEAAERSRMLSVENYSISLDLNAGDEFFTSITVVSFTVREAGDTFIDLRASSVDEVRLDGKDIHADALTLDGDGYDETHGIALNNLTPGMHSLRVSATIPYSRTGEGLHRMVDPADNEVYLYTQFETADAKRMYACFDQPDLKSTYDFNIITPKGWKIISNAEQDVSTQNPDYDIHESRVDYPISTYLIAVCAGRYHEIRDTWTGTLTHHPETGAGQPVDLTVPLGLFCRRSLAPHLDAERLFTETKQGFDWYHRNFGFAYPFGKYDQIFVPEFNAGAMENAGAVTIRDEYVFASKATRYRYERRAETILHELAHMWFGDLVTMRWWDDLWLNESFATWSAAISQAEETEYSSAWVTFANVEKSWAYSQDQLPSTHPVFSDSDDIETVEQNFDGITYAKGASVLKQLQAYVGREEFLAGVRTHFTNHAWGNASFDDLLSALEQASGRDLSGWASQWLKTTGINTLGAEFTVEDGAYTSFHVTQMGAVPGAGELRTHRIAVGLYTLIDDQLTRFKRIELDIDHASTDVPELIGVDKADVVIVNDDDLTYALLDLDHDSLHFVVNHIDKFVDPMPRTLAWSAAWEMTRSGQMRARDFIALVERGAAAETEIAVLERILAQATSALKNYADPMWVKAEGERVVAKLLLDGVRAADANSDAQLAFIQALAKVALDEDSAVFFRGLLDGTEEGIDVDADLRWWALTALIAYGAVEDVAGAIADELTRDRSSASALSALRAQAAVNTAENKASIYGEAVSAENQLSNLELRHTIEGLTFTGSADLLNNYTGTYFEIAPTVWETFSNEIAMQILTGLYPSWNVSNGALALADSFLTGDHPAGLKRVVSEERDRVARALRNREFDAR; encoded by the coding sequence ATGACGTCCACCAATCTCACCAGGGCGGAAGCCGCCGAACGTTCACGGATGCTCAGCGTGGAGAACTACTCAATTTCCCTGGATCTCAATGCCGGGGATGAGTTCTTCACCTCCATCACGGTGGTCAGCTTCACCGTCCGTGAAGCGGGCGATACCTTCATTGATCTCCGTGCCTCCTCCGTGGATGAGGTCCGTCTGGATGGGAAGGATATCCACGCCGATGCCCTCACGTTGGATGGGGATGGTTATGACGAGACTCACGGCATCGCACTGAATAATCTCACGCCCGGGATGCACTCGCTGCGCGTTTCGGCGACCATTCCGTATTCCCGCACCGGCGAGGGCCTGCACCGCATGGTGGATCCGGCGGATAACGAGGTCTATTTGTACACCCAGTTTGAAACCGCCGATGCCAAGCGGATGTACGCCTGTTTTGATCAGCCGGATCTGAAGTCCACCTATGATTTCAACATCATCACGCCGAAGGGATGGAAGATCATCTCGAACGCGGAGCAGGACGTGTCCACGCAGAATCCGGATTATGATATCCACGAATCACGTGTGGATTATCCCATCTCCACCTACCTCATCGCGGTGTGTGCCGGTCGCTATCATGAGATCCGCGATACCTGGACGGGCACGCTGACCCACCATCCGGAGACGGGTGCCGGGCAGCCCGTTGATCTCACTGTGCCGCTGGGCCTGTTCTGCCGTCGCTCCCTGGCGCCGCACCTGGATGCCGAGCGTCTGTTCACCGAAACCAAACAGGGCTTTGACTGGTATCACCGGAATTTCGGTTTCGCCTACCCGTTTGGCAAGTATGACCAGATCTTCGTGCCTGAGTTCAACGCTGGTGCCATGGAGAACGCCGGAGCGGTGACGATCCGCGATGAATACGTGTTCGCCTCCAAGGCCACCCGCTACCGCTACGAGCGTCGTGCGGAGACCATCCTCCACGAGCTGGCCCACATGTGGTTCGGGGATCTGGTCACCATGCGGTGGTGGGATGATCTGTGGCTTAATGAGTCCTTCGCCACCTGGTCTGCCGCGATCTCCCAGGCGGAGGAAACTGAATACAGCAGTGCGTGGGTGACGTTTGCCAACGTGGAGAAGTCCTGGGCCTACAGCCAGGATCAGCTCCCCTCAACGCATCCGGTGTTCTCGGATAGTGATGACATCGAGACGGTCGAGCAGAACTTCGACGGCATCACCTATGCCAAGGGCGCCTCGGTGCTCAAGCAGCTCCAGGCCTATGTGGGCCGTGAGGAGTTCCTGGCGGGTGTGCGCACCCATTTCACCAATCATGCCTGGGGCAACGCATCCTTCGATGATCTTCTCTCCGCACTTGAGCAGGCATCGGGCCGGGATCTCTCCGGGTGGGCGAGCCAGTGGCTCAAGACCACCGGCATCAACACACTCGGTGCGGAGTTCACCGTGGAGGACGGTGCCTACACCTCCTTCCATGTCACCCAGATGGGTGCGGTGCCCGGCGCGGGTGAGCTGCGCACCCACCGCATTGCGGTGGGCCTCTATACGCTTATCGACGACCAACTGACCCGTTTCAAACGCATCGAGCTCGACATCGACCATGCCTCCACTGACGTTCCGGAGCTGATCGGCGTGGACAAGGCTGATGTCGTGATAGTCAATGATGATGACCTCACCTACGCGCTGCTGGATCTGGATCATGATTCCCTGCATTTCGTGGTCAACCATATTGATAAATTCGTTGATCCGATGCCCCGGACACTGGCGTGGTCGGCTGCCTGGGAGATGACCCGGTCGGGTCAGATGCGTGCCCGGGATTTCATCGCCCTGGTGGAACGCGGTGCCGCGGCAGAGACAGAGATCGCCGTTCTGGAGAGGATCCTGGCTCAGGCGACATCGGCGTTGAAGAACTATGCAGATCCGATGTGGGTGAAGGCGGAGGGTGAGCGGGTCGTCGCAAAGCTCCTGCTTGATGGGGTCCGCGCGGCGGACGCCAACAGTGACGCCCAGCTCGCCTTCATTCAGGCGCTGGCGAAGGTGGCGTTGGATGAGGATTCGGCGGTGTTCTTCCGTGGGCTTCTGGATGGCACGGAGGAGGGCATCGACGTGGATGCTGATCTGCGTTGGTGGGCACTGACCGCGCTGATCGCCTATGGAGCGGTGGAGGATGTGGCCGGGGCAATCGCCGATGAGCTCACCCGCGACCGCTCCTCCGCCTCTGCGCTGTCCGCCCTGCGCGCGCAGGCGGCGGTGAACACCGCGGAGAACAAAGCCAGCATCTACGGGGAAGCGGTCTCAGCCGAGAACCAACTGAGCAACCTTGAGCTGCGCCACACCATTGAGGGGCTGACCTTCACCGGTTCCGCCGACCTGCTCAATAACTACACCGGCACCTATTTTGAGATCGCCCCGACGGTGTGGGAGACCTTCTCCAATGAGATCGCCATGCAGATCCTCACCGGTCTGTACCCCTCATGGAACGTGTCCAATGGAGCGCTGGCCCTGGCGGATTCCTTCCTGACCGGCGACCATCCCGCCGGCCTCAAGCGTGTGGTCTCCGAGGAGCGTGACCGCGTGGCACGCGCACTGCGCAACCGCGAGTTTGATGCACGCTAG
- a CDS encoding GntR family transcriptional regulator: MSPSSGPAYSRIATAITARIDAKQFAPGDRLPAERELAQEFGVARMTVRQALDQLQMDGLIGRKRGRTGGSFVLGSRPILELTRIDGFRLQLSSRGHQTDSTVLLAEEIPASALVATRLQITEGDPVARIVRLLTVDATPILIEDSYFPAHSVPGMLDQDLGRSVHELLGEQWSLAPVRKKETIAPGVATPFEQQHLGVGTSLPLLRIHRVAEIAGGQIIEYSEDVLRSDAASIRVVTEF; encoded by the coding sequence ATGAGTCCGAGTTCTGGTCCCGCATACTCGCGGATTGCCACCGCGATCACCGCGCGCATTGACGCCAAGCAGTTCGCGCCCGGTGACCGTCTGCCTGCAGAAAGGGAACTCGCGCAGGAGTTCGGGGTCGCCCGGATGACCGTGCGTCAGGCACTCGACCAGTTACAGATGGATGGTCTGATCGGCCGCAAACGGGGCCGCACCGGTGGCAGTTTCGTGCTCGGCAGCAGGCCGATCCTGGAATTGACCCGCATCGACGGGTTCAGGCTCCAACTCAGTTCCCGTGGACACCAGACAGATTCCACTGTTCTGCTGGCGGAGGAGATTCCGGCCTCAGCATTGGTGGCCACCCGGCTCCAGATAACTGAAGGTGATCCGGTGGCGCGGATAGTCCGTCTCCTCACGGTTGATGCCACCCCGATCCTGATTGAGGATTCCTATTTTCCCGCGCACTCGGTTCCGGGGATGCTGGATCAGGATCTGGGCAGATCGGTCCACGAGCTTCTGGGGGAGCAGTGGTCCCTCGCCCCTGTGCGCAAGAAGGAAACGATTGCTCCCGGTGTGGCCACCCCGTTTGAACAGCAGCATCTCGGGGTGGGCACCTCCCTCCCGCTCCTGCGCATCCACCGGGTGGCTGAAATTGCGGGCGGGCAGATCATCGAATATTCCGAGGATGTGCTCCGCTCCGATGCCGCCTCCATCCGGGTGGTCACCGAGTTCTGA
- a CDS encoding alkylhydroperoxidase domain protein, with translation MADIIDMLIGTDLPELRDNRPQARDNAQTSFESLLEPINPGTFSFGERYAVATYVAGLHQFEPAVDMYSELLLDDAPASLAHAITDAIAATLSSGPYGTYREPGLAAESQPGGSVRNDAGVLGERLAAAFDYAHLLVFHPRDSRPEVLGRLSEAGWSADDTVSLAQLVSFLTFQLRVAYGLRTLNGEDLKVKIKGRLEGSEAEWTLSDRGFTITTYEDLNRPDTFVNHALGWKPWVEPVAKADLTEEQIDSLIKPERADMPYFRLLARDPKALKARTLTDLDIFYNTEGAGVGRAEREIAATVTSRFNGCVYCASVHAGRSVEEAPERLEHVNALIDQGVDADLGSEQWNVIRDAARALTATPMAFNQGCIEKLHGVGFADLQIVDLINSVAFFNWANRLMLSLGEPEVPKRFL, from the coding sequence GTGGCAGATATTATCGATATGCTCATCGGCACCGACCTTCCGGAGCTGCGCGACAACCGCCCGCAGGCGCGCGACAACGCCCAGACGAGTTTCGAATCACTACTCGAGCCGATCAACCCCGGCACCTTCAGCTTCGGTGAGCGTTATGCCGTGGCCACCTACGTGGCCGGCCTCCACCAGTTTGAACCCGCCGTAGATATGTACTCTGAGCTGCTTCTCGACGATGCGCCGGCGTCCCTTGCACACGCCATCACCGACGCTATTGCGGCAACCCTGTCTTCTGGTCCCTACGGCACCTACCGCGAACCTGGTCTGGCAGCAGAATCCCAGCCGGGTGGCTCGGTCCGCAACGATGCCGGTGTGCTCGGCGAGCGCTTGGCCGCAGCGTTTGATTACGCCCATCTGCTGGTCTTCCACCCACGCGATTCACGCCCTGAGGTGCTGGGACGTCTGTCTGAGGCAGGGTGGAGCGCTGACGATACTGTCTCCCTGGCACAGCTGGTCAGCTTCCTCACCTTCCAGCTGCGCGTGGCCTATGGCCTGCGCACCCTCAACGGCGAGGATCTCAAAGTAAAGATCAAGGGACGTCTGGAGGGTTCCGAGGCGGAATGGACCCTGTCGGACAGGGGTTTCACCATCACCACCTATGAGGACCTCAACCGCCCCGACACCTTTGTCAACCATGCCCTCGGCTGGAAGCCCTGGGTGGAGCCGGTGGCCAAGGCGGACCTCACTGAGGAACAGATTGATTCCCTCATCAAGCCTGAGCGCGCCGACATGCCGTATTTCCGTCTGCTTGCCCGCGATCCGAAGGCACTGAAGGCACGCACCCTCACCGACCTGGATATCTTCTACAACACCGAAGGTGCAGGTGTGGGCCGCGCCGAGCGTGAGATCGCCGCCACCGTCACCTCACGGTTCAATGGTTGTGTCTATTGCGCCTCGGTGCATGCTGGTCGCTCCGTGGAGGAAGCCCCCGAGCGACTCGAGCACGTCAACGCACTCATCGACCAGGGCGTGGATGCCGATCTCGGATCCGAGCAGTGGAATGTCATCCGAGACGCCGCCCGCGCCCTCACCGCCACCCCGATGGCCTTCAACCAGGGGTGCATTGAGAAGCTCCACGGTGTCGGTTTCGCCGACCTGCAGATCGTGGACCTGATCAACTCCGTGGCCTTCTTCAACTGGGCTAACCGCCTGATGCTCTCCCTCGGCGAGCCAGAGGTGCCTAAGCGGTTCCTTTAA
- a CDS encoding dipeptide ABC transporter ATP-binding protein, with protein sequence MSTPISSKQPLLEIDDLVVSYGTAKGLVHAVNNVSLQVHAGQITAIVGESGSGKSTTAQAVIGLLADNAEVDSGEIRFQGRSLVGLKPREWKEIRGTRIGLIPQDPNNSLNPVKTIGASVGEGLAIHRRGIAEQRKKRVIELLDRVGIDNPEVRYNQYPHELSGGMKQRALIAAAIALEPDLIIADEPTSALDVTVQKIILDLLEEMQQELGLGILFITHDLAVAGDRADQIVVMQKGEVRESGHAASVLTDPQDAYSRQLLADAPSLTTGTIPARIPAVDPEVAREKGPLLVVENFRKEYQRGKGDVFVAVDDVSFEVLPGTTHAVVGESGSGKTTIGRAISAFNTPTSGSITVAGKEITGLNKTQQRELRREIQLVYQNPYSSLDPRQTIGATIGEPLRNFTKLSKMEISSKVSHYLDLVALDPRMASRRPRELSGGQRQRVAIARAMILEPELVVFDEAVSALDVTVQAQILRLLDDLQRELGLTYVFISHDLAVVREISDTVSVLSRGQQVEYGPTADVFNNPQSDFTRQLIDAIPGSRYRGGDLNLGL encoded by the coding sequence ATGAGTACCCCGATTAGCTCGAAGCAACCCCTGCTGGAGATCGATGATCTCGTTGTCTCCTACGGCACCGCCAAAGGTCTTGTCCACGCCGTGAATAATGTCAGCCTTCAGGTGCACGCCGGCCAGATCACGGCCATCGTCGGAGAGTCTGGTTCCGGCAAGTCCACCACGGCGCAGGCGGTCATCGGGCTGCTGGCGGACAATGCTGAGGTGGATTCCGGTGAGATCCGCTTCCAGGGTCGTTCACTGGTGGGGCTGAAACCCCGCGAATGGAAGGAGATCCGTGGCACCAGGATCGGTTTGATCCCGCAGGATCCCAACAACTCCCTCAACCCGGTCAAGACGATTGGTGCCTCGGTGGGGGAGGGGCTGGCTATCCACCGCCGCGGCATCGCCGAACAGCGGAAGAAGCGGGTCATTGAACTGCTCGACCGCGTGGGCATTGATAACCCGGAGGTCCGTTACAACCAGTACCCGCATGAGCTCTCGGGTGGTATGAAGCAGCGTGCTCTCATCGCTGCCGCCATAGCCCTGGAGCCGGATCTCATCATCGCTGATGAGCCCACTTCCGCACTTGATGTCACGGTGCAGAAGATCATCCTGGATCTGCTCGAGGAGATGCAGCAGGAACTGGGACTGGGCATCCTCTTCATCACCCATGATCTTGCCGTGGCCGGTGACCGTGCGGATCAGATCGTCGTCATGCAAAAAGGCGAGGTGCGGGAGAGTGGCCACGCCGCGTCCGTGCTCACCGACCCCCAGGATGCTTACTCCCGCCAGCTGCTGGCGGATGCGCCGTCACTGACCACCGGGACCATCCCGGCGCGCATCCCCGCTGTGGATCCCGAGGTGGCCCGTGAGAAGGGTCCGTTGCTGGTGGTGGAGAACTTCCGCAAGGAATACCAGCGTGGCAAGGGGGATGTCTTCGTCGCCGTGGATGATGTTTCCTTTGAGGTGCTCCCGGGCACCACGCATGCGGTGGTGGGGGAGTCCGGTTCCGGCAAGACCACCATCGGCCGTGCCATTTCGGCGTTCAACACCCCCACCTCCGGTTCCATCACGGTGGCGGGCAAGGAGATCACGGGGTTGAACAAGACCCAGCAGCGTGAACTGCGCCGGGAGATCCAGTTGGTGTACCAGAACCCCTATTCCTCCCTGGATCCCCGTCAGACCATCGGGGCCACCATCGGTGAGCCACTGCGCAACTTCACCAAGCTGTCCAAGATGGAGATCTCCAGCAAGGTCAGCCACTATCTCGATCTGGTTGCGTTGGATCCCCGCATGGCATCACGCCGCCCGCGTGAGCTGTCCGGTGGTCAACGTCAGCGAGTGGCCATTGCGCGTGCGATGATCCTCGAGCCGGAACTCGTGGTCTTTGATGAGGCCGTCTCCGCCCTCGACGTAACCGTCCAGGCGCAGATCCTGCGACTGCTGGATGACCTCCAGCGGGAACTGGGTCTGACCTATGTTTTCATCTCCCATGACCTCGCGGTGGTACGCGAGATCTCGGATACCGTCTCGGTGCTGAGCCGTGGCCAGCAGGTGGAATACGGCCCAACCGCTGATGTATTCAACAACCCCCAGTCCGACTTCACCCGCCAGCTCATCGACGCGATCCCCGGATCGCGCTACCGTGGTGGCGACCTCAACCTAGGCCTTTGA
- a CDS encoding ABC transporter permease, whose amino-acid sequence MTNAQIPKKLKFGNQRTGATDPGRKRRFTVNPWTRPGAIISMVVLTIAVLMALIPGLFTAQDPFHSQTTALLEPSASHWFGTDSVGRDLYARVVYGARETLLGALLAVLVGLIVGTLIGLLAGSQKGWVDTLLMRFVDVLLSIPALLLSLSVIILLGYGTMNAAIAVGVTSVATFARLARSQVMTVAGSDFVEAAYGSGGTQTQVLFRHILPNSLTPVLALAALQFGSAILQLSILGFLGYGAPAPTPEWGLLISDARDYMATSWWLTVLPGLVIIAVVLSANYLSRIIRKEA is encoded by the coding sequence ATGACTAACGCACAGATTCCCAAGAAGCTGAAGTTCGGCAACCAGCGCACCGGTGCCACCGATCCGGGGCGCAAGCGCCGTTTCACTGTCAATCCGTGGACCCGCCCCGGCGCGATCATCTCCATGGTGGTGCTGACCATCGCCGTCCTCATGGCATTGATCCCGGGATTGTTCACTGCCCAGGACCCCTTCCACTCACAGACCACCGCGCTGTTGGAGCCGAGTGCCTCTCACTGGTTCGGTACTGATTCCGTGGGTCGTGATCTCTATGCCCGTGTGGTCTATGGTGCGCGCGAAACCCTGCTGGGTGCGCTGCTCGCCGTGCTCGTTGGCCTGATCGTGGGCACCCTGATCGGTCTGCTGGCCGGTTCACAGAAGGGCTGGGTGGACACCCTGCTCATGCGTTTCGTGGATGTGCTCCTGTCCATCCCGGCGCTGTTGCTGTCCCTGTCCGTCATCATCCTGCTGGGTTATGGCACCATGAACGCCGCCATTGCGGTGGGTGTGACCTCGGTGGCTACCTTCGCCCGCCTGGCTCGTTCCCAGGTTATGACCGTCGCTGGTTCTGACTTCGTGGAGGCCGCCTATGGTTCCGGCGGTACGCAGACCCAGGTGTTGTTCCGCCACATCCTGCCCAACTCCCTGACCCCGGTGCTGGCCTTGGCGGCGCTGCAGTTCGGTTCCGCCATTCTGCAGCTGTCCATCCTGGGCTTCCTGGGTTATGGCGCACCGGCACCGACCCCGGAGTGGGGTCTTCTGATCTCCGATGCCCGTGATTACATGGCCACCTCCTGGTGGTTGACCGTCCTGCCTGGTCTGGTCATCATCGCTGTTGTCCTGTCCGCTAACTACCTCAGCCGAATCATCCGAAAGGAGGCGTAG
- a CDS encoding ABC transporter permease, protein MSTAQILRRIGQAVLVLLVTFTLAFILLSALPGDAVTARYASPDLGLSPTQLEEIRESYGADQPLISQFFLSLGGFLTGDLGFSVQFGTPVATMIAEAFPGTFILAILAFALAVVLALGISILATLDRFAWIRNIFNALPPLFISLPSFWLGIMLIQVVSFRLGWVPVIGASTGQALILPTITLSIPIAAPLAQVFIRSIEEVKNQPFVAAVRARGASEMWIFFRNVLRNALLPTLTMAGILFGELVGGAVVTETVFGRAGIGAMTVNAVANRDTPVMLAIVVIAAAIYVLINLIVDLLYPVLDARLRRRERA, encoded by the coding sequence ATGAGCACCGCACAGATTCTGCGCCGTATCGGCCAGGCGGTCCTGGTGCTGCTGGTCACCTTCACACTGGCATTCATCCTGTTGTCTGCACTACCCGGTGACGCCGTCACCGCGCGTTATGCCAGCCCGGACCTGGGACTCTCCCCGACGCAGCTGGAGGAGATCCGGGAATCTTATGGCGCTGATCAGCCACTGATCAGTCAGTTCTTCCTGTCTCTGGGTGGTTTCCTCACCGGTGACTTAGGATTTTCCGTTCAATTCGGAACCCCGGTGGCCACCATGATCGCTGAGGCCTTCCCCGGAACCTTCATCCTGGCGATCCTGGCCTTCGCTCTCGCGGTGGTCCTGGCGCTGGGCATCTCCATCCTGGCAACGCTGGATCGTTTCGCCTGGATCCGTAATATCTTCAACGCACTGCCACCGCTGTTCATCTCCCTGCCCAGCTTCTGGCTCGGCATCATGCTGATCCAGGTGGTGTCCTTCCGCCTGGGTTGGGTGCCGGTGATCGGTGCCTCCACCGGCCAGGCACTGATCCTGCCCACCATCACATTGTCCATTCCCATCGCGGCCCCACTGGCTCAGGTATTCATCCGCTCCATTGAGGAAGTGAAGAATCAGCCGTTCGTGGCTGCAGTCCGGGCACGGGGTGCCAGTGAGATGTGGATCTTCTTCCGCAATGTGCTGCGCAATGCGCTGCTGCCGACCCTGACCATGGCGGGCATCCTGTTCGGTGAACTTGTCGGTGGTGCAGTGGTCACGGAAACCGTCTTCGGACGCGCGGGTATCGGTGCGATGACCGTCAATGCGGTGGCCAATCGCGACACCCCGGTGATGCTGGCCATCGTGGTCATCGCCGCCGCCATCTACGTCCTGATCAACCTCATCGTCGACCTGCTGTACCCGGTTCTCGATGCACGTCTGCGTCGCAGGGAGAGGGCATAA
- a CDS encoding TIGR04028 family ABC transporter substrate-binding protein translates to MVTSLAVLAGCTSAPAEEGERDRLTYLEPGFFATLYPPSAGFYPNGAVVNNITDRLLYQDPETLELKPWIATALPEINDDATEFTFTIRTDVTYSDGTPLTAENVVKNFDLYGKGDPDRRLTTSEQITSYDYGEVIDENTVRFHFLEPAPGFAQATSSFNAGLYSDDTLDLATEQFAPGNAENVIGSGPFVITGETLGTNLTLTRREDYNWAPPAREHQGPAKLEEIEYVLAAEESVRTGALVSGQADIARQIEAPVEAHLLDQGLDVVWNSTSGVNNGYFFRFKHPILQDIRVRQALIHGVDRETIMDVLFSSSYKLATSTLASNALGYKEQVDAYVYDPEAAERLLDEAGWVMGNNGWREKDGQILELTFNEAVPQPRSREVTTMVQDQLSEIGVKVNLNPGDHATQTADSLDMDNIQVRHSMVGRADYDVLKSKFYSTNRNAFLNLTTEADGTEDIGDQRLEELLFAIASSAREEDRAAASAAAQDYITEQAYVLPLFEEPVVYGLQPYVKGFAPEVIGRPDFYETYLDFSEDSADDGSDDGTDDGTDTDAASGVNGEATLKEED, encoded by the coding sequence GTGGTCACCAGCCTGGCCGTACTCGCCGGATGCACGAGCGCACCCGCCGAAGAAGGGGAGCGCGACCGCCTCACCTATCTGGAACCCGGATTCTTTGCCACGCTCTACCCGCCATCAGCAGGGTTCTACCCCAACGGCGCCGTGGTCAACAACATCACCGACCGCCTCCTCTACCAGGACCCGGAGACCCTCGAGCTCAAACCGTGGATCGCCACCGCCCTGCCAGAGATCAACGACGACGCCACCGAGTTCACCTTCACCATCCGCACCGATGTCACCTACTCCGACGGCACCCCTCTGACAGCTGAGAACGTGGTCAAGAATTTCGACCTCTACGGCAAGGGCGATCCAGACCGCCGCCTGACCACCTCGGAGCAGATCACCAGCTATGACTACGGCGAAGTGATCGACGAGAACACCGTCCGCTTCCACTTCTTAGAACCAGCACCAGGCTTCGCCCAGGCCACCAGCTCCTTCAACGCCGGCCTCTACTCCGACGACACCCTCGACCTGGCCACCGAACAGTTCGCGCCGGGCAATGCCGAGAACGTCATCGGTTCCGGCCCCTTCGTGATCACCGGTGAAACCCTGGGCACCAACCTCACGCTGACCCGCCGTGAAGATTACAACTGGGCACCACCAGCCCGTGAACATCAGGGACCTGCCAAACTCGAAGAGATCGAATACGTCCTGGCCGCTGAGGAATCCGTGCGCACCGGTGCACTGGTCTCCGGGCAGGCCGACATCGCCCGGCAGATCGAGGCACCCGTGGAGGCACACCTCCTGGATCAGGGCCTCGACGTGGTCTGGAACTCCACCAGCGGTGTAAACAACGGATACTTCTTCCGTTTCAAACACCCCATCCTGCAGGACATCCGTGTCCGCCAGGCGCTCATCCACGGCGTGGACCGGGAAACCATCATGGATGTGCTCTTCAGCTCCTCCTACAAGCTGGCCACCTCCACCCTCGCCTCAAACGCGCTGGGTTATAAGGAACAGGTGGATGCCTATGTCTATGACCCTGAAGCTGCTGAACGTCTCCTCGACGAGGCCGGCTGGGTCATGGGTAACAACGGCTGGCGTGAAAAAGACGGCCAGATTCTGGAACTGACCTTCAACGAAGCCGTCCCGCAGCCCCGCTCCCGCGAGGTGACCACCATGGTGCAGGATCAGCTCTCCGAAATCGGAGTCAAGGTCAACCTCAACCCGGGTGACCATGCCACCCAGACCGCCGATTCCCTGGACATGGACAACATCCAGGTGCGCCATTCCATGGTTGGCCGCGCTGACTATGACGTGTTGAAGTCCAAGTTCTACTCCACCAACCGCAACGCCTTCCTCAACCTCACCACGGAAGCCGACGGCACCGAGGACATCGGCGATCAGAGGCTGGAGGAACTGCTCTTCGCCATCGCCTCCAGTGCGAGGGAGGAAGACCGCGCCGCAGCATCCGCCGCCGCCCAGGACTACATCACCGAACAGGCCTATGTGCTGCCATTGTTCGAAGAGCCCGTGGTCTACGGTCTGCAGCCCTATGTCAAGGGCTTCGCGCCTGAGGTGATCGGTCGTCCGGACTTCTATGAGACCTATCTGGACTTTTCGGAAGACAGCGCAGATGACGGCTCAGATGACGGCACTGATGATGGCACCGATACCGATGCTGCATCCGGCGTCAATGGAGAAGCAACCCTCAAGGAGGAGGACTAA